One window of Mangrovibacterium diazotrophicum genomic DNA carries:
- a CDS encoding glycine--tRNA ligase translates to MAQEDIFKKLVAHCKEYGYVFQSSEIYDGLGAVYDYGQNGVELKNNIKKYWWDSMVLLHENVVGIDSAIFMHPTIWKASGHVDAFNDPLIDNKDSKKRYRADVLIEEQLAKYEEKMNKEVEKAAKKFGDSFDEAQFRATNQRVLANREKWDQLHQRFSDALNASDLAELKQIIEDEGIVCPISGSRNWTDVRQFNLMFSTEMGSTADGALKVYLRPETAQGIFVNYLNVQKTGRMKIPFGIAQIGKAFRNEIVARQFIFRMREFEQMEMQFFVKPGTELEWFDLWRETRIKWHRALGFGDDNYRFHVHEKLAHYANAAVDVEFKFPFGFKEVEGIHSRTDFDLSQHQKYSGKKIQYFDPELGESYVPYVVETSIGVDRMFLQVVSASYHEEEVESSNGQKDTRVVMKLPPVLAPVKLAVMPLVKKDGLPEKAREIIDDLKFDFNCQYDEKDSIGKRYRRQDAIGTPFCVTVDHQSLEDQTVTIRYRDTMEQDRVAIADLKNIIADEVSFKKLFAKLK, encoded by the coding sequence ATGGCTCAGGAAGATATTTTTAAAAAGCTGGTTGCCCACTGCAAGGAATACGGCTATGTATTCCAGTCGAGTGAGATTTATGACGGACTTGGAGCAGTTTACGATTACGGGCAAAATGGTGTAGAACTAAAGAATAACATCAAAAAATACTGGTGGGATAGCATGGTGCTTCTGCACGAAAATGTGGTTGGTATTGATTCCGCCATTTTTATGCACCCGACCATTTGGAAAGCCTCGGGCCACGTTGATGCGTTTAATGACCCGTTGATTGATAACAAAGATTCCAAAAAACGTTACCGCGCCGATGTTTTGATCGAAGAACAATTGGCAAAGTACGAGGAGAAAATGAATAAAGAAGTCGAAAAGGCTGCCAAGAAGTTTGGCGATTCTTTCGACGAAGCCCAGTTTCGTGCAACCAACCAGCGAGTGTTGGCGAACCGGGAAAAATGGGATCAATTGCACCAGCGTTTTTCCGACGCGTTGAATGCATCTGATTTGGCCGAACTGAAGCAAATCATCGAGGACGAAGGTATTGTTTGCCCGATTAGCGGTAGCCGCAACTGGACGGATGTGCGCCAGTTCAACCTGATGTTCTCAACCGAAATGGGATCGACGGCTGATGGTGCATTGAAAGTTTACCTGCGCCCGGAGACGGCACAGGGGATTTTCGTGAACTACCTGAATGTGCAAAAAACCGGCCGTATGAAAATTCCATTTGGTATTGCGCAAATCGGTAAAGCGTTCCGTAACGAGATTGTTGCCCGTCAGTTTATTTTCCGTATGCGTGAGTTCGAGCAAATGGAAATGCAGTTCTTCGTAAAACCCGGAACAGAGCTGGAGTGGTTCGACCTGTGGAGAGAAACACGTATTAAATGGCACCGTGCACTCGGGTTCGGCGATGATAATTATCGTTTCCACGTACACGAAAAATTGGCGCACTACGCCAATGCTGCGGTTGATGTTGAGTTTAAATTCCCGTTTGGTTTCAAGGAAGTTGAAGGAATTCACTCGCGTACTGATTTTGACTTGTCGCAACACCAAAAATATTCAGGTAAGAAGATTCAGTATTTCGATCCGGAATTAGGTGAATCGTATGTGCCTTATGTGGTAGAAACTTCAATCGGTGTTGACCGGATGTTCCTGCAGGTGGTTTCAGCTTCATATCACGAAGAGGAAGTTGAGTCATCAAACGGGCAAAAAGATACCCGTGTTGTGATGAAGTTGCCTCCTGTACTGGCACCTGTAAAATTAGCTGTAATGCCATTGGTGAAAAAGGATGGTCTGCCTGAAAAAGCGCGTGAAATTATCGATGATCTGAAGTTCGATTTCAATTGCCAATACGATGAAAAAGACAGTATTGGTAAGCGTTATCGTCGTCAGGATGCAATTGGTACGCCTTTCTGTGTAACAGTTGATCACCAGTCGCTGGAAGATCAGACGGTGACCATTCGTTACCGCGACACTATGGAACAAGATCGTGTTGCTATTGCTGATCTGAAAAACATTATTGCAGACGAGGTAAGCTTTAAGAAGCTTTTTGCTAAGCTGAAATAG